The nucleotide sequence AAGGAACCCGAGTGGTTGTGTCGCAATTCTTGTCGCGGTCGGATTTATCCGACAAAATAAGAATATACGATGAAAGGCTTTACGCTAATTGAACTACTTGTAGCAATCGTTGTTATATCTATCGGTCTTGTTGGTGTGGTTTCATTTTATCCAGTTTTCGGTAAAGGTAGCGTAAAAACAGAACAGAAAACATTAGCAGTTAATTTGTGTCGTCAGCGAATAGAAGAAATTAAAGCAATCAGTTTCATAGCGATTTCTACAGGGAATCCATCAGCACTTTCAGATACCGTTATGCTGCAAGGTAAACCAACTACCAGACGAGTAGATGTATTTTATGTGGATACCAACAATACCGAAGTAGGTACAGCAACTAACTTAAAAAAAATACGGGTCTCTATCGCGGGTGTCAAATCGGTAACATTAAAGGCAAACTATTAGGATAAAAATGGAAAAAATACTTAAAATTCTAAGGAAAGTTGGTGAAAGGTTTACTGAATTTACTGAGAGATACATTCCTGATGCGTTTGTTATTGTGATTATTCTCAGTGGTATAACTTTTGTATTAGCGATTTTATTTGGTCAAACAGATTTTATAGGTGCTGTAAAAGCATGGGGTGATGGCTTCTGGTTTCTCTTAGAGTTTGCAATGCAGATGTGTTTAATAATGGTTACAGGCTATATTCTTGCGGTTTCAGCGCCTGTACGAAAAATTATGGATAAACTGTCATCAATACCGAATCCTGAAAAACCATACCAGACAATACTTTTAATGTCACTTTTTTCAATGATAGTTGCATGGCTTAACTGGGGATTGAGTTTAATTGGTAGTGCGATGTTTGTTTTATTTTTAGCACGAAGAAATCCAAAAGTTGATTACCGATTACTTGTTGCAGCCGCGTATCTCGGGCTTGGTTGTACCTGGCATTCAGGGCTCTCTGGCTCTGCAACACTTATTGTTGCTACACCTGACAATTTTTTAATAAAATCAGGAATACTTAAAAACCTTATTCCAACATCTCAGACCATATTTTCAGCTTTTAATCTAATTCTTACTTTATTGATTATTGTTCTAATTTCGTTATTGATGGCAGGGATGCATCCAGAAGAAGAAAAAACATTCAGAATTACCCAAGAACAACTGAATGAACTCAAACTTTACGAACCACCTGCAAAGCCGACAGGTAGGAAACTTACACCATCTGAATGGATGAACTGGTGGCCGGGATTCAATCTAATTTTTGCGTTTGTTGGTGTTATATGGCTACTGAAGTATTTTATTTACGAGAAAGGTGGCTTGACATTAAATTTAGTTAATTTCATTTTTTTGATGCTCGGCTTGATACTGCATTTTAGACCTTGGAGTTTTCTGAAAGCATGTGAAGAAGCCGGTAAAACCGTCTGGGGTGTAATAATTCAGTTTCCTTTTTATGCAGGTATATTCGGGCTTTTTAAGTTTACTCAACTGGCAACTTTTTTTACTACGCTTTTTGTTACTTTAACATCTTCAAAAACATTCCTTCTTATAACCTACTGGTATGCTGGACTTTTGAATTATCTCATCCCATCAGGTGGTTCTGAATGGGCAGTAACAGCACCGTATCTTATTCCTGCTTCTGAACGACTCGGGGTGGATTTATGGAAGACAGTAATAACATATGCCTGGGGAGATATGCTTACAGATATGATACAACCCTTCTGGGCAATAGCAATGCTTGCAGTTGCGAAACTTGAATTCAAAGAGATTATGGGCTGGCTTTTAGTTGTATTTATTGTCTATTTTTTTATTACATCCGGTGTTTTTCTTTTATTAGGATTTATATAAAAAAATGTTGCATCAACTTCAAAGAAGGACTGTTAGGAAACAGAATTGGAGTAATGAAAAGGTTATGGTTACAATGCCCGTATCGTTTAGCGGTTTCGTCTTTTTGGCTTCTATCCGTTACCGTAACCTTTTAGCACGATACGAACTTCGTTACCATCTACCCTTTTTCAACAGCGTGCAACTACCATTATCAGACAGCAAGCAATCTGTGCGGTATCCTTTAAGATGAAATGAAAGGAATAACACTGATTGAACTACTTATTAGTATCGCAATTATCAGTATTATCGCATTTGTCGGAACAAAAATTTTGCTTGCCGGGTTCAAAATGTGGTCAGCGGGTTCGTCAGGTATAGATATAGAACGGAATGCAAATATAGCAATGGAAGAAATGGTACGGATAATCAAAAACGGCCGAAAATCTACATTCGTACTCACACCGAGCAGTATCAGTTTTCTAGCAGATATGGATAGGAACTTAACTGCTGAAAGTTATTCGTTTTACAGAAACGGTCAGCAGTTAATAATGAGCAGAAACGGTCAATTAAAAGTACTTACAGAAAATGTTACAGATCTGAATTTTTCAAGCAACTCCTGTATCACAATCTCGCTTAATTTAGAAAAGAATAACCAGCGTATAAATATCAATACCGCTGTGCTACCGCGAAATTAGTAAGCAGTGCCAAAAGTTTTATGAAACCACCGAAACACTAAAACTTAGAAAAAATTTTTATTTACGAAACTTAGCCACTGTAGACGGCAATTAATTGCCGTCTACAGTGGCGGTTAAAACTGAATCAGAACCGACACTGAAGTGTCGTACAATTTCAGTT is from Elusimicrobiota bacterium and encodes:
- a CDS encoding TIGR00366 family protein, with amino-acid sequence MEKILKILRKVGERFTEFTERYIPDAFVIVIILSGITFVLAILFGQTDFIGAVKAWGDGFWFLLEFAMQMCLIMVTGYILAVSAPVRKIMDKLSSIPNPEKPYQTILLMSLFSMIVAWLNWGLSLIGSAMFVLFLARRNPKVDYRLLVAAAYLGLGCTWHSGLSGSATLIVATPDNFLIKSGILKNLIPTSQTIFSAFNLILTLLIIVLISLLMAGMHPEEEKTFRITQEQLNELKLYEPPAKPTGRKLTPSEWMNWWPGFNLIFAFVGVIWLLKYFIYEKGGLTLNLVNFIFLMLGLILHFRPWSFLKACEEAGKTVWGVIIQFPFYAGIFGLFKFTQLATFFTTLFVTLTSSKTFLLITYWYAGLLNYLIPSGGSEWAVTAPYLIPASERLGVDLWKTVITYAWGDMLTDMIQPFWAIAMLAVAKLEFKEIMGWLLVVFIVYFFITSGVFLLLGFI
- a CDS encoding type II secretion system protein, which produces MKGFTLIELLVAIVVISIGLVGVVSFYPVFGKGSVKTEQKTLAVNLCRQRIEEIKAISFIAISTGNPSALSDTVMLQGKPTTRRVDVFYVDTNNTEVGTATNLKKIRVSIAGVKSVTLKANY
- a CDS encoding prepilin-type N-terminal cleavage/methylation domain-containing protein, which translates into the protein MKGITLIELLISIAIISIIAFVGTKILLAGFKMWSAGSSGIDIERNANIAMEEMVRIIKNGRKSTFVLTPSSISFLADMDRNLTAESYSFYRNGQQLIMSRNGQLKVLTENVTDLNFSSNSCITISLNLEKNNQRININTAVLPRN